The Streptomyces sp. NBC_00224 genome has a window encoding:
- a CDS encoding tyrosinase family protein, translating to MTHVRRNHLDMSRSERRRFIKAVVEIKRRGIYDRFVKLHVDVNSQDYLDKDTGKRVGHINPGFFPWHRQYLMEFEKELRRVDPTVTLPYWDWTKDQSPHSPLWADDFMGGDGRPSDGMVMTGPFAYPNGWLLKVNVQPEGDENPALNGHYTVDDRKFLIRRIAQKMPSLPSPEQLQQTMDLPVYDCPPWNYTSGGQPPYNSFRNHLEGYTNFAWEPPAGKLHGAGHQWVGGHMMYISSPNDPVFFLHHCFIDKIWADWQTLHPDVPHYLPQEPTPEVADPSTPLFPWHTKTVAEVVDHRRYYTYA from the coding sequence ATGACGCACGTCCGCAGGAACCACCTGGACATGTCGCGCAGCGAGCGGCGGCGGTTCATCAAGGCCGTCGTGGAGATCAAGCGGCGCGGGATCTACGACCGGTTCGTCAAGCTCCACGTCGACGTCAACTCCCAGGACTACCTCGACAAGGACACCGGCAAGCGGGTCGGCCACATCAACCCGGGGTTCTTCCCCTGGCACCGGCAGTACCTGATGGAGTTCGAGAAGGAGCTGCGCCGGGTCGACCCGACGGTGACCCTGCCGTACTGGGACTGGACCAAGGACCAGTCGCCCCACTCGCCCCTGTGGGCCGACGACTTCATGGGCGGCGACGGGCGGCCCTCCGACGGCATGGTGATGACCGGCCCGTTCGCCTACCCCAACGGCTGGCTGCTCAAGGTCAACGTGCAGCCCGAGGGCGACGAGAATCCCGCGCTCAACGGCCACTACACCGTGGACGACCGCAAGTTCCTGATCCGCCGCATCGCCCAGAAGATGCCCTCGCTGCCCTCGCCCGAGCAGCTTCAGCAGACCATGGACCTGCCGGTCTACGACTGCCCGCCGTGGAACTACACCTCCGGCGGCCAGCCGCCGTACAACAGCTTCCGCAACCACCTGGAGGGCTACACCAACTTCGCCTGGGAGCCCCCGGCGGGGAAGCTGCACGGCGCCGGGCACCAGTGGGTGGGCGGCCACATGATGTACATCTCCTCCCCCAACGACCCGGTCTTCTTCCTGCACCACTGCTTCATCGACAAGATCTGGGCCGACTGGCAGACGCTCCACCCGGACGTGCCGCACTACCTGCCGCAGGAGCCGACCCCCGAGGTCGCCGATCCGAGCACCCCGCTGTTCCCGTGGCACACGAAGACCGTCGCCGAGGTCGTCGACCACCGCCGGTACTACACCTACGCCTGA
- a CDS encoding tyrosinase family oxidase copper chaperone yields the protein MLNRRDVIKRGAVAATVATGLAGAAGVAVYGTRADSDKPVTAAARSDDHTETYKGRTIQVTRNGADHAVSIDGKPLHLMKLGEGAYLSALCHYEVAKTPLHAARAAVDELHGANLVPLGDGSHHSM from the coding sequence ATGCTCAACCGTCGCGATGTGATCAAGCGGGGCGCTGTCGCCGCCACCGTTGCCACCGGGCTCGCCGGGGCCGCCGGGGTCGCCGTCTACGGCACCCGCGCCGACAGCGACAAGCCCGTCACCGCCGCCGCCCGCAGCGACGACCACACCGAGACCTACAAGGGCCGCACCATTCAGGTCACCCGGAACGGCGCGGACCACGCCGTCTCCATAGACGGCAAGCCGCTGCACCTGATGAAACTCGGTGAGGGCGCCTATCTGAGCGCCCTGTGCCACTACGAGGTCGCCAAGACGCCGCTGCACGCCGCCCGCGCCGCCGTCGACGAACTGCACGGCGCCAACCTCGTACCGCTCGGCGACGGCTCCCACCACTCCATGTGA
- the griH gene encoding 3-amino-4-hydroxybenzoic acid synthase: protein MKLSWLDARSLGEAKEAILQEALHYRLEGIVADDPADLADLPPTVTKVLFPQGKPLPDGFGDASVVIVDPAAHGITPAELAIKHPEIEFGRFVEIIDAPTLEDACESARTEKWSVLLFRDPTKIPLEIVIAAAARATGSMITVAQDVEEAEIIFGVLEHGSDGVMMAPKAVGDAAHLKAAATADVPNLNLVELEVRQTEHIGMGERACVDTCTYFREDEGILVGSHSKGMILCVSETHPLPYMPTRPFRVNAGAIHSYTLSKDERTNYLSELKAGSKVLAVDIKGQTRIVTVGRVKIESRPLISIDAVAPNGQQVNLILQDDWHVRVLGPGGTVLNSTELKPGDKVLGFLPSEDRHVGYPIDEFCLEK, encoded by the coding sequence CTGGCTCGACGCCCGTTCGCTCGGCGAGGCCAAGGAGGCCATCCTCCAGGAGGCCCTGCACTACCGGCTCGAAGGCATCGTCGCCGACGACCCCGCCGACCTGGCCGACCTGCCGCCGACCGTCACCAAGGTCCTCTTCCCGCAGGGCAAGCCGCTCCCGGACGGGTTCGGGGACGCGTCGGTGGTCATCGTGGACCCGGCGGCCCACGGCATCACCCCGGCCGAACTGGCCATCAAGCACCCGGAGATCGAGTTCGGACGCTTCGTGGAGATCATCGACGCGCCCACCCTGGAGGACGCCTGCGAGTCCGCGCGCACCGAGAAGTGGAGCGTGCTGCTCTTCCGCGACCCCACCAAGATCCCGCTGGAGATCGTGATCGCGGCGGCCGCCCGGGCCACCGGCAGCATGATCACCGTCGCCCAGGACGTGGAGGAGGCCGAGATCATCTTCGGCGTCCTGGAGCACGGCTCGGACGGCGTGATGATGGCGCCCAAGGCCGTCGGTGACGCGGCCCACCTCAAGGCCGCCGCCACCGCCGACGTGCCCAACCTCAACCTGGTCGAGCTGGAGGTGCGGCAGACCGAGCACATCGGCATGGGCGAGCGCGCCTGCGTCGACACCTGCACCTACTTCCGCGAGGACGAGGGCATCCTGGTCGGCTCGCACTCCAAGGGCATGATCCTGTGCGTCAGCGAGACGCACCCGCTGCCCTACATGCCGACCCGCCCGTTCCGGGTCAACGCGGGCGCGATCCACTCGTACACCCTCTCCAAGGACGAGCGGACCAACTACCTCAGCGAGCTCAAGGCGGGCAGCAAGGTCCTCGCCGTCGACATCAAGGGCCAGACCCGGATCGTGACGGTCGGGCGGGTCAAGATCGAGTCCCGGCCGCTGATCTCGATCGACGCGGTGGCGCCGAATGGGCAGCAGGTGAATCTGATTCTGCAGGACGACTGGCATGTGCGCGTCCTCGGCCCGGGCGGCACCGTCCTCAACAGCACCGAGCTCAAGCCGGGCGACAAGGTGCTCGGGTTCCTGCCCAGCGAGGACCGGCACGTGGGCTATCCGATCGATGAGTTCTGCCTGGAGAAGTAG